A stretch of DNA from Acidovorax carolinensis:
CATTGTCGCCCCGCACATGCCCGTAAAGATCGTTGTATTGCTTGAAAAAATCGATATCGAACAAGAGGATGGACAGCGGCTGCCCGGTGCTGCCTGCGCTTTCCCATTCCACTTCAAGACTGGCATCAAACCGGCGCCGGTTGGCGATGTTCGTCAACCCGTCCTTGAATGAAAGCGCCTCCAGCTCTTTTTGCAGAACCAGCAACTTTTCTTCGGTTTTCTTGCGTTCGCTGATGTCGAACATGAAGCCAATCAGCGCCTCGGGTTCGCCATTGTCCTTGCGCACCACATGCACCACATCACGCAGCCACACATAGCCGTTGTCCTTGGTCAGCGCGCGATAGTCGGCTTCATGATCGATCCCGGCCTGGGACTGCGCGACACAGAAATTCACCACATATTCGCGGTCCTCGGGGTGCATGCGCATCGCCCAGTCTTCCACGGTCATCCAGCTTTCCGGGCTCCAGCCCAGCAGCGCTTCAATCTGGGGGCCGATGTAGGCAAACTTCTTGGTAGCCCAGTCGATCTTCCACGGGATGGCCTTGGTCGATTCCAGAAGTGTTCTGTAAACCGCGTCGTCGTTTCGGAGGTCACTCACGTCGGACATGCTCAATCCCTTCGGGGCCAATGGGCTGAAATTATTGTTTACCGTTGTGACAGCATCGTACAACTTCTGCTGCGGCCGATTTCAGGGATGCAAGGGACTGGCCCCCAGCCACATGCCGCTGCGCAGCCCCTCTGGCCGCTCGCGCGACCACACCTGCGCGCTGGCCTCCCAGGTCTGCTGCTGCACATTCAGCCCGGCATATACGCCATAGCCCGGGCCCGCGCATATCTCGCCGCCCGCGCACAGGCTTTCGCCGGCCTTGATCGCGCCCTGTGTGTGAATGCTCTCGCCCGCCTTGATGCCCCAGCCCGCCTCCAGGTGCGCCACGCCGGCAATGGCCCCGCCCACCACAATGCCCTGCCCCACCCGCAGGCTCTCGGCTCCCGTCAGGTGGCCGCTCACGCGCAGGCCCTTGTCGCACTCCACCGGGCCATGCACGATGAGGTCTTGCCCCACAAAAGCACCGCCTTTAAGTTGCAACTTGCCGTGGCAGACCACATCCCAGGCCGCGCGCAGGTCGCCTGCGCAGGTAATGTCGCCCTCTACCTCCACGCCCCAATCGGCGCGCACATCGCCGCCCGCCTGTAGCGTGCCCTGGCTGACGATGATGCTGCCCGCCACGCGAATGCCCTCCCCCGCCACAATGCCGCTGCCCGCCCGCAGACCGCCGCCCGCGCGAATAGACCGGCCGGCCTGGATCACCGTGGCCACGTCGATGGAGCCACGCACCTCCACCGTGCCGGCAAACACAATGGCCTCGGCCTCCAGCGCATCCACCGCCAGCACTGCATTGGTCGGCCCAAACTGCGCGAGCAGCCAGCACGCATCCTCCACCCGCCCGGCGTTGACCAGCGTATCCAGCGCCTCCTGGTAGCCGGTGCCGTCCTCCACATGGCGGCTGAACCAGCGAAAGCCGTCTGCGCACGGGCTTTTTGCCCGCAAAAACTTCTTGGTGAATTCCATCGCCATCACTCCGTGCGCAGCGCGGCGACAGCGGCGGCTACAAAACGCTGGGAAGAAATGGTGAACGAGGCGCAGATGGACGTGGTGCCACCGGCAAGGTTTTGGGGGTACATGAGCACGCATCTCCTGAAGGAGCGGCCCGGCGTGCGCTACCACAAAGTCACCGGCCGCCATCGCGCTGGGCGGGTGCCCGGCGATGGATGTTCTGCGCAGATGAGGGGGAAAAGAAGGTTTATCGCCGGGCGGAGGAATGTGCGACCGGCTTGTAGGGCCAGATCTCACGCACCACGGCGCCCCCGCCCACGCACAGGCAGCCGCGCAGCGGGCCTGGGTAGAACAAGGTGGGGGACTGGAAAGTCATGGGGGCGGATGGTATCAGTGCGGGGGTACCGCACTGAAATGGATGGGTTTGTGGCTGAGCGGGCGGCGCGCCATCTGGGATTCGGAGTACTTGGCAGTTACGGAACGGCTGGAATCGGCCAAGAGCGGTCATCGATTTAGAGTCCTGTTTGAAGCTATGACATTGCATCTGTCACACTCCATTGTGCAGAAGCAATCACTTTGAACCGCCCCGGTTTTTGAGGAGGCTCTTTTCTCTGAGAGGATTGAGCCATGAAGAAGTCAAACAAGTTCTCACCCGAAGTCCGTGAACGTGCGGTGAGATTAGTGCAGGAGCACCGGGGGGAGTACCCATCGTTATGGGCTGCCATTGAATCCATCGCCCCCAAGATTGGCTGCGTGCCGCAAACGCAGCATGAATGGGTCAAGCGTGTCGAAGTCGATACTGGCGTGCGCGAAGGCGTCACCACTAGCGAGGCGCAGCGGGTCAAGGATCTGGAGCGCGAGGTCAAGGAGTTGCGCCGGGCCAACGAGATACTGAAGCTGGCCAGCGCGTTTTTCGCCCAGGCGGAGCTCGACCGCCGACTCAAGTCCTGAAGGACTTCATTGACAAGCATCGCGATACCTTCGGGGTCGAGCCGCTCTGCAAGGTCTTGCAGATTGCCCCGTCGGCTTATCGAAGACATGCTGCGCTGCTGCGCGAGCCCCACAGGCGTTGTGAGCGGGCTCTGCGCGATGAGCAGTTAGTGCCGCAGATTCAACGCGTTTGGCAGGCCAACATGCAGGTCTACGGCGCTGACAAGGTGTGGCGCCAACTGGGGCGCGAAGGTGTTGTCGTGGCTCGCTGCACGGTCGAGCGATTGATGCGCAAGCTGGGGCTGCGCGGCGTGATGCGTGGCAAGGTCGTGCGCACAACTGTCGGTGATGCCAAGGCGCCATGCCCGCTGGACCGGGTCAACCGGCAGTTCCGGGCCGAGCGGCCGAACCAGTTATGGGTCAGCGACTTCACCTATGTCTCGACCTGGCAGGGCTGGCTGTACGTGGCCTTCGTCATCGACGTGTTTGCCCGTCGCATCGTTGGTTGGCGAGTCAGCAGTTCGATGCGAACGGACTTCGTGCTCGATGCGCTGGAGCAGGCGTTGTACGCACGCCAACCCGAGCAGGGCAGCAGCCTGGTCCATCACTCGGATCGCGGCTCGCAATACGTCAGCATCCGGTACAGCGAACGCCTGGCCGAGGCAGGCATAGAGCCCTCGGTGGGCAGCAAGGGTGACAGCTATGACAACGCGCTGGCCGAGACGATCAACGGGCTCTACAAGGCCGAGCTGATACATCGCCGCGCCCCCTGGAAGACCAAGGAGGCCGTGGAGCTGGCCACGCTGGAATGGGTGGCCTGGTTCAACCATCACAGGCTGCTCGAACCCATCGGGTACATCCCGCCTGTAGAAGCTGAGGCAAACTACTACCGGCAACTCGCCAGTCAGACTGCCATGATGGTGGCCTGACTTAAACCAACTGGCCTCCACGAAAACCGGGGCGGTTCAGTCACGACACGGTTGTACGGCTTACTCAACTCTCGAGGTATTAAAGCTGACATCGTCATTGGTTCTGTCAGCACCGAGCAAAGCCAATTTTTCCATTGCGATGTGCCGTACCTGCGTGCCATAGCAACACAACCGGTTGATGAAGCAGCGCCTATCGACCTGCATGCATGGATAACGCTTGGCGGGGATTCTGTTATCGACTTCGCATTGCCATCCAAACTGGCTAGGAATCATGGCGCCCCCACAGACCTAATGAATGAAGGCTTTTGCGCTGATGCAACAGGCATGGCGAAACATATGGGGCTGTACTACGAACCAATGCTTGTAGGCAGTCAATACCTTGCATTGGTGAACTCGGCAGACCCTCACGACCTACTCCTGTAACTGCTCGGAAAATAGCCATTCACCTGTGTTCATGCCATTGAGCGAAGGTATCTAAACGACTGCGTTGGGTCGAAGGCTCCAGTTCAGGTCATGGGGAAGCGGTCGGTGGTGCGGCGCCAACCTGCTCGCGAAAACCCTATGACCGCAGTACCTCGTAAAGCCGCCATTCAGGTCGCCTCGGGTCGTTGAATCCAACGGCCCCTTCCTGGCAGTCAGCGTAAGTACGTCGGGCTGCGCTCACCGGCAGCAATCGCTGCATACAGGTCATCGGATTTTCGCGAGCTGACGGACCGTTGCTCTGCCCAGTAGCGGTCCGGCAAAGCAAGATTGCCCTGAACTGAGCCTGCCGCAGAAAACCATTCACGGCTTCGAGCACACGGATACACCAATGCCCCCAACCCCAGGCAAGGGCGGGGTAAAGGGCAAACGGCCGAACAAGAAAGGCAAGCTGCGCGCGGAAGTAGCGGCCCTCAAGGCAGATAAATCGACAGCGGTGTGATTTGTTGCGCCAGCTCGCGCGCCAAATCAGCCGCAAACGGATGCTCCTCGCCGGACAGTCCCTCACGGTTGGCGATCACGAACACCGTACGCTCCTTCTTGGTGGACTCCTTGAACTCGGCGCCATAGCGCTGCAGCATCGCTCGGGTCAGGTCAGCGTCGGCAGGAGACACCACGATACGAATGGCTTTGCCGGTATCAGGCAAAGACTTGAGCGCACGGGTTGCGATATCGAGGGCGCTTGCACGCTCCTTGGATGACGCAGACACTGACACCGTCGGGTTGGGCCCATACAAGACGTTCCACAAGAGACGCTGCGTGCCCTCGGTCCAGCCCCGGAAATTGGGGTCGAACGAAAACACTACGCTGCGACCACTTCCGACCGCCTCATCCACCAGGGCGGCGGTATTCGCCAACTCGTCCACGCCAATAGCCAGCCCCGAGGTGTGATAGTCGGGATCGCCAATAGCCGGGAAACGAGCCACCACCTTGCCCAGACCAGGTTCCATCACAGCATCGTTGACGTACATCACCCAAGGGTTGGTCATTCCTGCTGCCAGCGGGCTGGCGGGGTCCATGCGCACACGGATTAACGCGCCAGGCGCCGCAGTGTGTGACTGCTTGAGCACCGCCGTGGAAATGCCTACGCCCACGGCGAGTTCGGTGCCGCCCAGGTAGCCAACATAGCGCCCCCCGCCTCGACCCAGGCCGCCAACGCCTTCTGCCCCTTGTTGCCCAGGGCCTGCAAGCCGCCGTTGACATAACCGTCAGGTACCAGCAGTACGTCAATACCAGGCAGGCCAGACACGATGTCGGCCACGGTGACCGGGGTATACGCCACACCCCATACGCGCTCAAAGAGGTGGCGCACCGAGCCGGCCGACTCCGAACTGGAGGTGCTGCCGGGCATCTCGAACAAGCCAATTCGAAGCGCCCCAGACGGCGCACCCAGGGGCGCCAGTTCAAGCACAGGTGCTGCCACCTGAGCCTCGGGACTCAATGCCGCTGACGACGAACCACCGGCCACATTGAGCAAGAGCGGATTGCTCCACGCCGACACGTCATAGCTCACGCTGAGTGGGCTGTAGGGCTGCTCGTGCAACATTGCCTGAATCCAATGTTTGCGGGCTTGGTTCATGGGCACCCAGTAGCTTCCGGCCGGCAAAGTGACCGCACCCTGCGCACCGCCATAGGGCCGGAAGTCGGGCACGGTCAGCGGCGCGCTGAGCTGCATCACCTTCACGTCCATGCGCTGCAAGCGGCGCACCAATTGCGCGAGCTCGCGCGCACGGGTCGGATCGGCGGGGAAGAAATAGTGTCGCACCTGCAGGTTGGCCACCTGTTGGTAAAGGCGCTTGCCATCAAAGTAGAGACCATTGGGCTCAAGCACGCCCTGACTGCCCTGGTCGCGGGCTGCCACGTGCGACTGGTGCCAGTCAGTCAACAAGCGTTGCTTGTCGCTGGCGCCGGCATAGAGCGACGCCCACATGGCCAAGTAATGCTCTCGGGTGCGCTGCGTGATGGTGGAGCCGCTATGCTTCTCAAAGGTCATGCCAGCAGCATGAAAGCCCACCGTGCTGACGCTGTCGCCGTATTCAATTGCGTACAGGTCGTATGGCGCACCGTGAAAGTAAGGAATCTTCTGACGGTCAAACTCAGCACTGATGGCCGGCGAAAACAGCCGATTGACCCAGGACTGCGTGACGTCGGGTACCTCGTGGTAGGTCGGATCGGCGGTGGGAGGGAAAAAAAAGTTTTTGCTGCCCATCTCATGGGCATCGATGAACAGCTGGGGTGGGTACTGCCGCATCAACTCAAGCTTGCCGTCGGTTTCGGGCTGGGTTCTGGCAAACCAGTCGCGGTTGAGATCGAACCCGAAGGCGTTGCGGCGGGTGCCAGCAGCACGGCCGTCGGGATTCTGTATGGGCAAGACCACCACGACGCTGTTGTCACGAATTCGCTGAGCCGCACAGTCCTCACGCGCCGCCAATTCGTACAGCACGCGCAGGCTGGCGTCTGCGCCACTTTCTTCGTTGCCGTGCACGTTGCCCCCCAACCAAAGCACTGCAGGCAGTGACGCAGCGAGGGCCTGCCCCTGCGCTAGCGTGGTCTCCGGATCCATAAGTTGTCGGATCGCACGGCTTAAATCCTCAAGCCCCGGCGCTGAGACCTGTGACTCCTTGCCTACGATGGCGTAGTACAGTGGCTTGCCAGCCACCGAATTGCCCGCTGTTCCGACGAACACCCGACGACTGTCCACCGCCAAGGCGGCCATGAACTCGCCGGCCTGGGCATGCGTCACCTCGCGGCTACCCAAATCAAAACCTAACACGGCCAGCGGCGACCGCACTTGCGGGTTGTACGTCGGCGTGCCGCCAAAAGCAGAGCAGGCGTCAACACCTTTGACAGCCAAGGCCAGAGGTGACGTTTTCACTGCGGTATCGCCACCGCCGCAACTGCCCAGCAGCAGAGCCGTAAAAATGCCCGAGAGAAGGGCAAAAGAACGCTGCACGGCAGTTGTGCGGCATGGAAAGTGAGCGGTTTGGGACATGGGCTCCTCCAGGCGACGAGAGTTCATTATGTGCCACTTGCAGAGGAGCCTGTCAGAAACTTTGTGTGTGAGGCATAGCATGTCAACAAGGAGCATGAATGCCACGCAAGACGAAGACAACCGCTGCGGCGGACAAGGCGGCGCAGCCGCAATTCTCAGCCGAGCTGCTGGAGCAACTCATCCCCGGGCCGGTAACGCCGGCCGAGCTCGAAGGCATCTTCCAGCAGTTCAAGAAGTCGGTTCTTGAGCGCGCCCTGGGCGCCGAGATGAGCCATCATCTGGGCTACACGCCCGGCCAGGCCAAGCCCGAAGGGGCTGGCGCCAATCACCGCAACGGCAAGAGCGCCAAGACGGTGCTGACCGATGCGGGAGCGCTGCGCATCGACGTTCCCCGCGACCGCGAGGGCACTTTCGAGCCACAACTCATCGGCAAGCACGAACGGCGCTTCACCGGCTTCGATGACAAGATCATCGCCATGTACGCCCGGGGCATGACGGTGCGCGAGATCCAGGGCTTCCTGGCCGAGATGTACTCGGTGGACGTCTCGCCCGACCTCATCAGCAGTGTCACCGACGCCGTGATGAGCGAGGTCACGGCCTGGCAGACGCGCCCGCTGGAGGCGATGTACCCGGTGGTGTTCTTTGACGCGCTGCGGGTCAAGATCCGCGAGGATGGCGTGGTGCGCGCCAAGGCCGTGTACCTGGCGCTGGGTGTGCTGCCCGATGGCAGCCGCGACATCCTGGGCATCTGGATCGAGAACACCGAGGGTGCCAAGTTCTGGATGAAGGTGTTCAACGATCTGAGGACACGCGGCGTCCATGACATCCTGATCGCCGTCACCGACGGGCTCAAGGGTATGCCAGAGGCGCTGGGCGCGGTGTTCCCGGCCACGACGCTGCAGACCTGCATCGTGCACCTGATCCGCAATAGCCTGGACTTCGCAAGCTGGAAGGACCGCAAGAGCCTGGCGGCGGCCATCAAACCCATCTACACAGCAGTGAGCGCCGAAGCGGCCCAGACTGAGCTCGATGCGTTTGAAAAGGGGCCCTGGGGCCAGAAATTTCCCACGGTCGTGGGCGCCTGGCGCAGGGCCTGGGACAAGGTGATCCCATTCTTCGCCTTCCCGCCCGAGGTGCGACGCGTGATCTACACGACCAATGCGATTGAAAGCGTGAATGCGCGGCTGCGCAAGATCATCAAGACCAGAGGACACTTCCCCAGCGACGATGCGGCCACCAAGCTGATCTGGCTGGCCCTGCGCAACATCACCGAGGACTGGGGGCGAGCAGCCAACCATTGGAAATCAGCGATGAACCAGTTTGCAATCCTCTACGAAGAACGATTCATGAAACCGAGCACGTAAGATATCCAACCAGCTTCACGAAATCGGTGAAGGTTCAATGAGCCTCACACACGGAAATTCGGACACGCCCCTTGCAGAGTTTTGGGCACGGCTTCATCGAGGCAACCATGGCCTATTCATATGCCAGAAAGTCGTCTATTGCCACCGGCTGGAACTGCCCTAGATATCCAGTTCGTCTCTGCGTCCCAAAGCTGACATCGATCGCGACCACCCAAACCCAATGGTGTTTTCAACAAAGCCAAGAATTCCGTTTCACAGCGGGCAATCACCCGCCACATGGCCGGCTTCATTGGCCCATCATCAATCGTGTTTTGCAGCGTCCGGCCAGTTGGAGTACGAAATGGACGCAGCAGTCACTACGCCCAGCCGGTGCCCGTCTTTGCGATGCGTACCGCGGTCTGTTGTCGGGCGTGAGATCGCATTCAGAATTCGACTCCAACACGCAGCGATCCAGTGCAGCGATTTCATGGGGCAGTCCTTGATTAAAAAACGGTATATACAGTTTATGCCGTTAATGTGATGATTTGTTTACCGGAAAACCCCTACTGGTAGCGAAAGTTGAATCTGCGCGGTGGCACGGGAGGCGGTGTTGCTGGCTCGTCGGCGGCTCGTGGTTGCATCGCTCGCTTTGCGTAAGACTTACGGCGGTAGCGAAACGGAGGAGGCCGTGAGGTCGCCCAGCCTGAACCAGTCATTCAACATGTATAAGTGACAGGCAACTCCTGGCTGGCAGTGTGATTACGAGGCCGTGCCAAGCGGCTGAAACTCGATGCATAGCCCCATTCGGACACGGTCAGCTTGCGTCAACCTCGGGGGAACAGTCGTTACCGTCCAGGAGCCGACTTTGGACCCGGCGCGACGGCTAACCGCCTCAAACCAAGAACCGGCAGACGAGATTGCGTTACAGAGCGGTCTGCCAGCCGAAATTACCAAGTCGACGCCCGCAACGGAATCTTTCTGGAGCCGGCCGCACCGGACATCTGGGGCGATTGATGCGCCGAAACCCAGGCGCCCCAAACCTTTTAGGGGATGCTGTTGGGCTTTCGGAGGGTATTGGAAACTACCAAGTCCGGTCATTCGCCGTAAACGCTACTGCCTCCCGCGGCCCGTCATGGATGTGGCCTGCGCTACCAGCGCATGGAAATCCTCGAGCCCTGGATCGGGCTTGCGTCTAACGGTCGGCGGCACACCTTGCAGCGCCACGGTGGGCCAGAGCGCGACGGCGCTCACCTCCGTTTTCAGCGCGGTGAAGTCTCCGCGTGCTGTGTCCAGCGTAAGCAGATGGCGTACGTCGGCGGCTTCGTTGGTGCGCGGGCCCATGTCGGGCAAGCGCTGGCTACAGAAGCGGCGCAGGATGGTTGCGGTGATCGAGGTGTGATCGTAGACCGTGTGGTCCACATTCGGGTCGCCGTTCGGCGTGGCCGCGATCAGCGGTGAAACGATGATGGCAGGCACGCGCACACCCAGCCGGCGTTCACTGTTCGACAGTGGTGCGATGTTGCGCGTCAACTCCGTCGGGCCGCTACCAGTGGTGATCTCGAAGGGCAGCGGCACATGGTCGTAGAAGCCGCCGTGTTCGTCGTAGGTGATGATCAGCAGCGTCTTCTCCCACTGTCCATTCTCGATCAGCGCCTTGATGATGTTCGCCACGAGGATCTGCCCGTTGACCATATCCGCGGGTGCGTGGTCGTCGTTTCCGCCGGGCGCTTCGATGTAGTCCGGTTCGATAAAGCTCACCGACGGCAATGCATCTGCGGCGCACATCGCCGCAAACCCACGCAGCGAGTCGTTGAACCCCACAATTCGAGACTCGTCGAAGGTGTATTTGCGGAACATGCGCAGCGTCGAGTAGTTGTGCTCGAACAGCGTCCACGACACGTTCTGGTCAGTAAGGTGGTCGAAGAACGTCGTTGCTTCCAGCGGCGCAAACTTGTTGCCCAAGTCCGGGTTCTCGACTTCCGGGCTCCCGTAGACGTCTTCGCTCAGATCGCCGGTGAGGTTTACGAAGCGATTGGGCAGCGTGCCACCGATGTGAGAGCAATGCCACCGGTCGCAGATCGCGAACTCGCGCGCAAGCGCGCCGAAGATAGGCAGCTCGATGTCTGTCATGTAGTTCATGACCAGCTGGTACTCGCCGGGGCCCGTGCCGGGCTTGCGCGCGTAGTCGGCGACGAAGCCCTTCATGTTGTCGGCGATTTGCCGCTCGACGCACGCGTGCCCGTGGCAGGGATTGTCGATGTTGAAGCCGGGCCAGGCGCTGGTGTTCGCGCGCTGGCTGCGATAGAACGGCGCGCCGGGCTCGTCGGGGAAGCGTATGGCATCGCGATCGTTTGTGCCGGGCAGTAGCCCCTCGACGATGTGTTGTGCAATCGGTGCTTCCCGTTGCGTGTTCGGATTGCGCGAGAGCAACGCGGTGCGCGGGACGCGACCATCGCGCGTCAGGTAGCCGAACACCTGGTCAAACGAACGGTTCTCCTGCATCAGCACGACGATATGGTCGATCTTGCTCAGCGCACCGGCGTCGTGCACAGGCAGGTACTTTGGTCCGGCTTCCGGCGGCAGCGGCATCTCGTACGGCGTGTCGAACAGACGCGGCCACGCCGGTTGCGGCGTCGTCTGCGGGCCGCCGGAGTCCAGCAGCGTGGCGCGCGTGCCCAGCACGTCGCCGCGGCCATCGATGATCTGCTTTGGCCGCTTGGGCGGGCGCTGGCGGCCGACGTACGTGAAGACCATTTCCCCCGTGCCGCGGTCGTATGCCGTGCCCAAGATCTCGTAGCGGCCCACCAGCCAGCGGCCGAGCGCGTCGAGCACGCGCCGCGGCATCGCGGGTTTTCCGTCCGTGTCCGGTGGCGCGGACTGGAGTTGGTACAGTGCGTTTTCCAGGGCCTCCTTGACTTCCTGCTTGACGTTGATCGTCTCGATGCCAGAACTGGGAGACGGATAGCTCACATCGAAGTCGAGCGCGTCCAGCAACGGCGATTCGACTTCGACGTAGTAGCTCAGCCGCCCCGCGCTCCAAGCGGCCAGGTAAAAGCGCACCATCAGATACATCGGATCGGGCAGCGTCACGGACGGGTTAGGCCCGGGAATGTCGACTTCGACGTTGCGCGAGCCCTCGTATGTGCAATCGATGCGCAAGGCGAAGTACGGTATGTCGCGTCGGACTTCGCCTTCGATCACCGGCGGAATAGGATCGGGGCGACCACCGGCCTCCAGCGTCAGCCCGATCTTATTGATCGTGGGGAACTTAATGAAGTCGACGCCGAGCGGGATGTACTGGTTGTCGGTGGGGAGGCCATGGAGGTTGGCGAAATCGGGTTGCCACTGATAGCCGAGGATGTTGTCGCGCAGCTGGAACCACAGAAGGTACGGGCTGTCTTCGTTGTTGACCCGATCATTCCAGTTCGCGTTGAACCCGTTATTGAGGAACGCGATCGGAACGCGCCGCGTCTCCAGCGGGAGCACGCTGGGATACACCACATGCAGGCGGTAGCGGCGACGGTCGAGCGATCCGTCCACCTTGCGCGTGACCTTCACCGCCCAGATGTCGCCGCTGTTCGGCGTCTCATGGAAGATGTGGTTGAAGCCGCTATCAACGGTGGTGCCGGCACGCACCAGCTCCAGCGCGAGTTCCATCGTCGGTCCATAGCTGCCGCCGACGTCCACTACTTCCAGATCGCCGCCGAAGCCACCTGGCTGCCACGGACGGTTATCGCGCGCGATGACGCCGGGGCTGGTGCCGGTGACAACGGGGCCAATATCCGTCGCGGCAACACCAGCCACGACACCGCGATCCGTCGCGGCGCCCCGTCCAGCGCCGAGCGGATTTACGCGCGCGGAACGCGCACTCGTTCCCGTACCCGACCACCCTGGTGGCATCGCATAGAAGGATTGCAGACGGATCAAACCCGGCGTCATCGGGGGGAGCTGCCAGATGCCGACGTCGCCCGGGTTGAGTTCGATGAACGCATCGCGCTCGCGGTAGGAGTATTCCATGTCGCCGCTCCTGGAGAGGGGGAACGCAAAGAGTATGCGCCTTGCTGTGCGAAAGCAAGCCTGCGGTTCAACCAACTCCAGCCGCCTGACGGCAGCTGTCAAAGCGCAGTTCAGCGCCGAACACAGCCTTCTCCGGCGCGCCGCCTGCAATCTCGCATGTAGAACCGCCTGGCTCGCGTCAGCGCTACTACCGACCAGTACGAGCCAAGGAGCTATGCGCGCAGAGCCTCGGAGCATGGCGCCTGCCGAACGACAGCAACCAAGCACACCAATGGTTGCAACGGGTCGTAAGCCGCCGCTCCAAACTCCAAAAGTTGCCTAGAAAATTGCGACCGCGCCAACAGTCATCCCCTGTCAGCCCGGTCGCGCCAGATCACTTCAAGTCATCACCGGCCTCAAAACGCCACCCTCACCCCCACCGTCACATTGCGCCCCATCAGCGGCGCCGCGTTCTTGATGAATGAGGTGTGCGCATACGCCAGGCGATCCGTCAGGTTGGTGGCCTTCAAATACAGCTGCCACGGCGTGCCTTCATTGAAACGGCCGTTGTAGCTCACCCCCAGGTTCAGCATGCCGTATCCGGGCGTGGCACTTTCAAACTCTGCCACGCGGCTCTGGCGGGCGACTTGCACCCATTCGACCAGGCCTTCCCAGGCATTCCAGTGGGTGTCCAGCCGAATACCGGCGCGGGTAGCGGGGATGCGCGGCAGCAGGCCGCCGCCGTTGTTGAGCTTGGCGCGCACGGTGTCGCCAAACAGAGTGACGCCCAGGTTACGCGCGATGCGCTGGCGCACCTGGCCTTCGATGCCGGTAAAGGTGGCGTCGGCCTGGCTGTACTGCAGCAGTTGCAGGCCATCCACTTCATCGAGCGTGCGGCCGTAGATGTAGTTGCTGATGCGGTTCTTGAACACGCTGACGCCAAAGGTGGTGTCGCCACTCGTCTTGCGCAGGCTGACGTCGATGTTCTGCGAGGTTTCGGAGCGCAGGTCGGAGTTGCCGCGTTCATACGTGCTGGTGGCCATGTGCAGGCCCTGGGCGTACAGCTCTTCGGCCGACGGGGCGCGGCTGGCGCGGGTGAACGAGGTGCCCACCTGGTAGCCGGGCGTGAACTTCCACACTGCGCCCAGCGATGCGGAGGTGCCGTTGTGGCTGCGTTCGACGCCACTGGCCGAACCTGACGCGATGGCCTCGGCCGTCTGACGGTCGTGGCGCAGGGCGGCTTCAAAGCGCCAGTCGTTCCAGCGGAATTCCTCCAGCACAAACAGCCCTGTCTTGCGGGTGATGGTGGGCTGCACATAGGCCTCTTCGCCTTCTGCGCTGAACTTGCGTTGCGATGTTTGCAGGCCGATCACGCCCTTGAACCCGGCTATTGCGGAGTGCTGCAGCTCAATGCGGGTGTCGTAGGCCTTGTTCTTGAAGGTGGTGCTGACGGCGCCTTCTTCGATCTCGTCGTGCCGGTAGTCGG
This window harbors:
- a CDS encoding alkaline phosphatase family protein encodes the protein MEYSYRERDAFIELNPGDVGIWQLPPMTPGLIRLQSFYAMPPGWSGTGTSARSARVNPLGAGRGAATDRGVVAGVAATDIGPVVTGTSPGVIARDNRPWQPGGFGGDLEVVDVGGSYGPTMELALELVRAGTTVDSGFNHIFHETPNSGDIWAVKVTRKVDGSLDRRRYRLHVVYPSVLPLETRRVPIAFLNNGFNANWNDRVNNEDSPYLLWFQLRDNILGYQWQPDFANLHGLPTDNQYIPLGVDFIKFPTINKIGLTLEAGGRPDPIPPVIEGEVRRDIPYFALRIDCTYEGSRNVEVDIPGPNPSVTLPDPMYLMVRFYLAAWSAGRLSYYVEVESPLLDALDFDVSYPSPSSGIETINVKQEVKEALENALYQLQSAPPDTDGKPAMPRRVLDALGRWLVGRYEILGTAYDRGTGEMVFTYVGRQRPPKRPKQIIDGRGDVLGTRATLLDSGGPQTTPQPAWPRLFDTPYEMPLPPEAGPKYLPVHDAGALSKIDHIVVLMQENRSFDQVFGYLTRDGRVPRTALLSRNPNTQREAPIAQHIVEGLLPGTNDRDAIRFPDEPGAPFYRSQRANTSAWPGFNIDNPCHGHACVERQIADNMKGFVADYARKPGTGPGEYQLVMNYMTDIELPIFGALAREFAICDRWHCSHIGGTLPNRFVNLTGDLSEDVYGSPEVENPDLGNKFAPLEATTFFDHLTDQNVSWTLFEHNYSTLRMFRKYTFDESRIVGFNDSLRGFAAMCAADALPSVSFIEPDYIEAPGGNDDHAPADMVNGQILVANIIKALIENGQWEKTLLIITYDEHGGFYDHVPLPFEITTGSGPTELTRNIAPLSNSERRLGVRVPAIIVSPLIAATPNGDPNVDHTVYDHTSITATILRRFCSQRLPDMGPRTNEAADVRHLLTLDTARGDFTALKTEVSAVALWPTVALQGVPPTVRRKPDPGLEDFHALVAQATSMTGRGRQ
- a CDS encoding TonB-dependent receptor domain-containing protein: MTAISASLHLYSRHPVALATWLALAGSSLAHAADAGPVAAPAASLPPVTVSASGLQLGANDMTTPVTVLEGDELVRRREATLGETLSSEPGITSSHFGAGASRPIIRGMDGPRVKVLSDGAELHDASTISPDHAVVSEPMLATQIEVLRGPSALVYGNGAVGGVVNVLDGKVPTAIPQKGVEGSAELRANTGAAERAGAFSLTGGTGNLAVHVEGVARDAGDYRVGKGWTGGNKVPGSFNRTDTGSVGLSWVGDRGYLGAAYTRQTAKYGLPGHNHSFEGCHPHGSHLHCGAHEGEDDGHDHGAEEHGDVPVVDLRSERLDIRGELRDPFAGFSALRLRAGITDYRHDEIEEGAVSTTFKNKAYDTRIELQHSAIAGFKGVIGLQTSQRKFSAEGEEAYVQPTITRKTGLFVLEEFRWNDWRFEAALRHDRQTAEAIASGSASGVERSHNGTSASLGAVWKFTPGYQVGTSFTRASRAPSAEELYAQGLHMATSTYERGNSDLRSETSQNIDVSLRKTSGDTTFGVSVFKNRISNYIYGRTLDEVDGLQLLQYSQADATFTGIEGQVRQRIARNLGVTLFGDTVRAKLNNGGGLLPRIPATRAGIRLDTHWNAWEGLVEWVQVARQSRVAEFESATPGYGMLNLGVSYNGRFNEGTPWQLYLKATNLTDRLAYAHTSFIKNAAPLMGRNVTVGVRVAF